The genome window TCCATGCAGTAAAGTTTCACAAGGTTCTCGTACGAATCTGAAAgtgagggaagaagaaagaggcctttgtcttcttcctcaacatcaactttcgcAGTTGATCTAAGCATCCCTGAACATGGCTTCCATTTCTTCAAGCTTCCATTACTCTCCTTTACCAAGAGTAAAACCGCCTCTCCCATTAAACTACTCAACTGAAAAATTCATGGTGAACAACAAATCTGGACCTCCAACGAACCAAAGCCTCCAACGATGCTCTGATACTAATTGTTGTGCCTTGGTCCGTTCATTAGTGtggaaacgagattcagattacaacctcaccaaaatcacactcagttgaacagaataaaatacaagaaataaagacaccgagaaatttacgaggttcggtaaaaacctgcctacgtccccggagagatattgctcttcactatgagaataacagtacaagtacacatgagttaaatcaacataacccaatcccaaatcccttgcacacccactcatggaattttcccaagagcctcactctacctcaagagttctttcacttgaatacttttcactctagctctcttgattttctctcacccGTGCCCATGCTTTCCCATGGGAAAGCCGAATGCTCTCCCCCTTTGGATGCTCTCTGATGCCTTCTCAGGAGAGAGCCaaatctctcattctctcccTTCGGTTCTTAGCAAAATaaatagcaaaagaaaaaggaatcaaCTGTCCCTTTTTCCACAAACATCATCattaaagtaaaagcaagcatcatcattatgtttttactcatgatgatgtccaccaaacttttgcttttactttgtctGCAATTTTCATGCAACCCACACCATGTGATATTTCCACCGAAAGCAAACACAGGTCACTTCATTGTTGTTAACACATGACTCATAATTACTCACAAAtgtatgagccaaacacaacacTAAATCGCTAGGCAGGAACCAAGCTTTGGTCTCTGACGTGGTTGATACGAGCGGCTTAGCCTGTTTAGGCCTTATAATTTTGGAATGAGCAAGCTCCAGAGCAGCCTCAGTCATGACATCAAGTATCAATATGCATTGACTGATATCCACTTTAGGTGAATAAAGTAGTTTGTTTAATGTCTCAACAGATTCCAATGGACATGTGACAAGCAAAGCAACCAATGCTTTTTGTCTCGTCTTCAGCTGATCTTCCTCACCTTCTACAGCCAAGCCAGAACAACGAAGCTGGACAAGTGTTCTCACAAAATCACTGGCTACGTGCTTGAGCTCATCAGGTGATGCTCGGACAAGTTTTTCAGCAACACCAAGAGCATTCTCCACCTGcaatatgaaaataaaattaatgatcCAGGAGCCAAGGATAATATTCATCCCGCTTGTGTAATTTACtaccaatgttctaaaaatcggcttAGACGGCGCTAGGCGATGAAGGCCCGCTTTGGGTCAAATCGTTTCGAAAAATCAGTCTGGAGCTaggcggtttttttttttattttttattttttttataattaattttgtgctttcttttttttgtttcatggCGGTATATTTATAGAAATAgtgtacctaatttgcaaaTAATGGATTTAATACAAGTTCATTCAATAGTAAAATGAATTGGAGCACTTTTGAGGAGatacatacaaagaaaagaaataaattagATACAACAAGGTTAAATAATTTAGTCTATTTCCAATCCAATGCAAGgatcaagaacaagaagaatttAGCCTATCATCCAAGAATACTCCTtattatgattatatgcttactgttttttaaatattgaacaTTTTGGATGTATATACTTTGTGTAttcttctacttctatttttgcattttatcattcttttattatccatccaagtatagtttttttttttaagtataaataggcaTTTATTTACaacatatataataaatttacataaatccgcctaggccccCGCCTAGCCGTCTAGGCACTAGGCCCCTACTCGCCGCCCGACTAGTGCCTAACATTTTTTTAGAACCTATGATTATTGTAAGAacatttgacaaaattttaaaccaatgAACATATATGGTTTACTTACCCCATCAGCATCATCAGAATTCCGAAGTGCAGCAACTACGTCGACCAATTGTGAAAATTACACAAGCGGGATGAATATTATCCTTGGCTCCTGAAAATTACACAAATCATATGGCTGTAAAGATGACTCACTTGAAACATCAGACTCTCATTTCATTAGCATCGTCATTTTCATTGTCGTCCGAGACCGACTCGTAGTTTAGTGCAACTGGATCAACCAACTTAGATTCATATGATTTCCAATTTCTACTCGTACCATTACTTGCTAACCATCACTAGACTTATGGGGTTAAGCCCTTTTTCAGCACTGAGGTAGATGTTTCAGGATTGTCGATACCCTGTTGTATGCAATTTGAGGTGCCCGGAGTTCTTTTTTCAAGGGTATGACAACCCAAACTCCCAGTCGATAGTGTCCCCAGTGCAGCTATCATCAAGGTATAGAGGATTGTTGGGGTCTATCACCTTGGAGAACACAAGCAATACTGATAGCCATTTTCCGAATTAAATGATTAGGGCTTTCTAGCCTACCTACCAGCAAAGACAAGATATAACAGGATGATAATGACCACTGGCGTTGGAGGAGAGAATACTGATAGAGACACAGAGAAGTATTTACAGCTCACTCCTTTGagaattgagtgcataacatccTTGGTCTCGTTTAATTCTTCTTTAGACATGTTTTCCATGGAAAGGCCTATAGCTGCAGATGCATCTAATATTGCAAGATTAAGGGACAAAAAATTCCAAGAGAAGTATAATAAAACAATGAACTTCTCTCGACTGCAATGGGATTTTCTATAGGAAAGTTACAGGCATTTCATATTAATGTTAGGCTTGTAGCTTCTACAGGGTTTCCCATTGTAAAGTCCTGACATGAAAAATCATCAGGATTCATCGCAGACTATACCAGATGCTGGATAAAGACATGAAGGATACAAATTTTCTGTTCCATTCGGGCCAATTGCCCAGACTCTTTCTTAGACCAAACTGCTACCAGATGCTGCGATGTATCTAAGAAATTTCGGGTATTGTGACCTTAGCGAGTGAACTACTATCAGGTGGGCGTTCAAGAATAGTAAACTGAAGGATCCATCGCAGGCAACAAACACGAAATACTTTCCAGAGTAAAAATTTGTCAGAAAACATTGACCTAATAAAGAGGAAAGCTGAAATTAAACACTTGTATAACACAAAACAATACTGCAAAATGAAACAGTAGTAAAACAATGCATTCTTCCATATAactaattaaagaaaatcaagatTTCCATAACTGAGCTTCAACTAAGTGAGTTTCGTTTGCTCCGAAACCTTACTGGCATGAATTTTGTCTACTTCCTATCTGATGATGTATAATCAAAGACGGGACAGTAATCATATGCTTGAATCCAATATTTCAGAAATTACTACCCAAAAAAATGTCAAGGTTgatggccaaaaaaaaaaaaaaaaaaaaaaaccaagtatCTATAAAAAATGTAGGCTACTCTATAGATCAACCCTGGAGAGAGGGGGGAGGAggaaagagttttttttttttttttgcataaattaTCAATGTATATTTCAGAATTATGAAAACTCTGGGGAAACAAGCTAGCAAGATCTGCGCGCAGCGACAGAACATTCATACGTAAAGGCATGCGAAAAAAGGTGTCGATATACAAAAACAATGGCAAACCAAAACCACCGAAAGAGATGCCAAAGTACCCTCAAGCCAATCTCCAGGAAAATCAACCATCAGTTATGATCTTAAGATTTCATAAACTCCATCTGATTCAACGCCATTCTCTACCGGCCTGGAGCGTAGGTAATTTGACACATAGTTTTCTtcccaaaactcaaattttcaaaatttacagCCAAATAAAAGCCGACATATTTCAAGGGAATTCTACAcacataaatttttaaaaacacAATGGCAAGCTACGATGCATGGACACGCGAGAAAGCAACCGTATCCCGTATCTGACACGCTGAGGATACGGATACGCAGATGATACGCGTGGATACGCGTTCGATACGTATTGGAGTGAAAGGATACGTTTGAGACTGATGAGATACGCGTATTGTATTGTCCAGATACATGTAtcctacttttcggatacattTGAAACTGAAATAGGAGgataatcagaaaaaaaaaatcacaaaaaatccGCATAGAATCGTGATTGATCGAACTTAGTTAACTGAAATCACTCTAAAATCAAAGgataatcagaaaaaaaaaaaaattcggatttaccTCTAAGAAATCACTCTGCTTGGGAGACTTTCACAAATCCCCATTGACCGTCATCTGCAACTGTTCCGTGACCCGTCGTCTCCATCTGCAACTGCGCCATCGTCTCCCTCTTCTTCGTCTACAACTGCTCCGTCGTCTCCTTCATTTGTCTGCAACTCCTGGTGAGTCGTAACCGGTGAACTTTAGTTGTTTTTTCACCAGTCTCTTAGCTTTACTGATTCTACCCATTCGAAGACAATAATATTATAATACCAATTGGAAGACAATCTGATTCCCCTAGGAAAagaatataatattatagtaCCCACTACCCATCCATTCCACTACCCGCATAGTCCATTCAAATCTGACAACTTTGGCTTTtctgtttttaactttttctgttattataatattattgtattttgCATATTATAGTATATTATTGTGTAGTGGTATGGATATTTAGATTATAATAACTTTTTCTTTACAGTGGATTAACTCTTACTTTTTATATGTTTGTTGATTTAGGAAAATGAATCACCCTAATAATCATGCAAATGATATTGCTAATCCGGATGATAATGCTAATCTGGATGAGATTGTTGAAaatgatcatactccgttgtGGAAGTATGTCAAAACTTACAAAGGATCATACTCTAGGGTCAGGtttcatttgttaaaaatgGCTGGAAATGGGGTCGCACCTTGCAGTAAGGTTACTGATGAAAATCTTGCAGAAATGAAAAAGTTAATTCGGGAGTCTGAATATAAGCTGAAGAGTTCTGCTCCTAAGAATGTTTCTTTGCCCAACACTGGTTCTTTTTGTTATGATCAACCTGAAGTGAATCTTGATccaaagaagagaaaaggaaCAAGTAGGCCTCTTAGTAAAGCTTTTAACAAGGAAGCTCGAGATCAATGTGATGCTGAAGTCGCAAGGATGTTTTATACAAGTGGCTTATCATTTAACCTTGCAAGAAATCCGCATTATCGAAACTCATATGTTCGAGCTTCTACACTTCCAGGGTATGTTCCACCAGGTTACAATGCACTAAGAACTACTTTTCTGCAACAAGAGAAGAGTCACATTAAGCAATGCCTCCAGCCAATCAAGCGCACATGGAGCACTAAAGGTGTAAGTTTGTGCAGTGATGGGTGGACAGATGCACAAAGGAGACCACTTATTAATATTATGGCAACTTGTGAAAGTGGGCCTATGTTCTTGAGGGCAATTAATTGTGAAGGTGAATATAAAGACAAGAATTGTATTGCCAACTTCCTTACAGAAGCTATTAAAGAAATTGGTCATGAAAATGTTGTTCAAGTGATCACTAACAATGCTCCTGTCTGTAGAGTTGCTGAGTTACTTATTGAGGCCCACTATCCCCATATCTTTTGGACACCCTGTGTTGTTCACACTCTTAATCTTGCTTTGAAGAGTATATGCTCTCCGAAACAAACAGATGTTTCGTATGATGACTGCAATTGGATTTCAACTATTGCAAGTGATGTTTGGTCCATAAAAATTTTTATTATGAACCATAGCATGAGATTGTCTATGTTTAATGAACATTGCAAACTAAAGTTGCTCTCCATTGCCGAAACAAGGTTTGTTTtctccaatttttttcctttttttttcttattcaatTATGAGCTATCCTAATTATTAAATTTTTCAGATTTGCTTCCACACTTGTGATGCTTAGAAGATTTAAGGAAGTAAAGGAAGGTTTACAACAAATGGTGATTAGCCCGAATTGGGCTTTGTACAAAGAAGATGATTTGGTTAAAGCAATGACGGTGAAGCAAAAAATATTGGATGAGTACTTTTGGGAGAAGATTGATTATATTCTTTTCTTTACAGCTCCAATATATGAGGTTATTAGAATGGCTGACACAGATAAACCTTGTCTTCATTTGGTGTATGAGTGGTGGGATGCTATGATTGAAAAGGTGAAAGCTGCTATCTACAGGAATGAGCGCAAGGCATTACATGAAAAAAGCAGCTTTTTTGATGCGGTGTATCGCATTTTGTTAGAGCGATGGACTAAAAGTAGCACACCACTTCATTGTTTGGCGCATTCATTAAATCCAAGGTAATGATTTTGCTAATATCCTTATAAACTCTTCCAAAATTAATCTTTAGCTTTATGATTATATTTTTAAAGtgctatttcttttattttaggtATTATAGTTCAGAATGGCTCCAAGAAGACCCTAGTCGGGTTGCTCCACACCGAGATGTTGAGCTTACAACTGAAAGGAAAAAGTGTTTTGAGAGATACTTTTCCAATGAGGAAATTAGAAGAAGTATCAATGTGGAGTATGCCTCTTTCTCTATGTGCTTGAATGACTTTGGAGCTATTGATTCTATGAATGATAGGTTTCATTTGGAACCAGTAATGTGGTGGATTGTCCATGGAGCTTCTACACCTAGTCTCCAATCCATAGCGTTGAAGCTACTTGGACAACCTTGTTCCTCCTCTtgttgtgaaagaaattggagcacttACAGTTTTATTCACTCTCTAAGAAGGAACAAGATTACACCACAAAGAGCCGAGGATTTGGTATTTGTGCATAATAATCTTCGTCTTTTATCAAGGAATAACGCAACCTACAAAGAAGGTATTAGTCAATTGTGGGATGTTGGAGGAGATGGCTTTGAAAACTTGGGTGAAGAAAGTGTCGGGATGCTTGATATTGCTAACCTTTCACTTGATGAACCGTCATTGGAGACTACTTTGATTACTGGAGGAGACATCATGAACGTGGAAGTTGAatgagacttttttttttttgttaatttcatttggatgttctttttactttttcaagttttaagaCTAATTGCTTGTTGGATGGACTATCTTTCTAACAGTTTAGAGTTTATTGAATAATAAATTTGAATGcttattttataatgttttagatatatttttatttatttatttatttatacataTTTTTAATTGCCGTATCCTTGACGTATCGTATCCTcgttttttgaaatttgacGTATCCCCGTGTCGTATCGTGTCGTATCCCCGTATCCGTGTCCGTGTCCATGCATCATAGATGGCAAGGTAACTAGAgctaaaaaaaaataccaattaACGGAAACCGAGCAGATGACGAAAATGCGGCTCCTCCATAGAATGCGTGCCACCACTCTCTCCTCTCATCTGCCGAAGGAGCCTCGGAACTAAGTAGCTGCACACACAACACAACAACAGAAGCTCAGAACTCAAGAAAAATCGCAGCAACAAATAAATTTCgataaaattcacaaatttgCCAAATTCATTAGCTCACCTGCTCTCTGTATTGCTCGTCAATAGCACTTGAAGTTCCAAATTTCACATCATTCAACTTCCAAAAAATCATTCTTTCACTTACAATCAAACGACACAAAAAGTGAAAAAAGTTCAAtcttttggttttggaaatttcTCGGAAACCAAACAGGCGTTTCAGGAACTCGGGTAGAAGTTGGAAAGTTACCTGAGAGAAGAGAGGCGTCGAGAGGGAAGAGAAGAACAAGCGCGCAGATGACTTGGTATACGTGCTTCGCCTTCTTCACGGCTGCGATTTCTTCTCTTCCACTTCGCTTCATGTTTTGGAGCCTTCTCCTCCGCGTTTGTTTGTTTCTCTCTGCATCAATCTGAAGCTTCTTGCAGCCGATTTTTTGTTCACCGATACGTAGTGAGTCTATTTTTTCGGCGGGAAAAATAATCAGTTTCGGGAAGAGACCGTTTCGAGACTTCACGGCTGCGTTTGATTTCCaaaaatacacaaattttttagtttttattatgttaattttaatttaaactttttttccTATACCATTTGCAATTTAATGGGGAAAGTTTGCGAAAATAATTTTTATCGTCTTTTGTTCTgtatttatcttttttatttaagtctttatatttattttttatttatgtcgtttaatagtttaaaaattaaaataaatattataaaaaacaaatttttgcaAACCGTCTCtgtaataatttataatttaagcCAAATCAagcataaaaaatatatttattatcAAATATCCTTTCCTTTTTAATGTCATACccaaaagttaaaaataaaaatagtttcATTTTTTCTAGTAATTTTTGGAGAATAATTTTGTTTAGCTAATTGACCAAAAAACCAGAAAGTCTGTTAAACCTTAACAAACCCGAGTTGAAGCATAGAAACGGCGGTGCTAAACCTCTTCTCTCCAAGCTCCGGGCCAAGCCGGTCCGGACCGCCTCGGGCATCGCCGTCGTGGCCGTGATGTCGAAGCCTCATCGGTGCCCCCACATCGCCACCACCGGTAATATTTGCGTGTACTGCCCCGGTGGTCCCGATTCGGACTTTGAGTACAGCACTCAGTCTTACACTGGATAGAAGCCTACTAGCTTGCGCGCAATTCGGACAACGTATGGCTTTCTCTAGTTCATTGACGCATTTTATCGAACACTTGATAGGGAATTccagttttatgttattcatgatTCGTTTCGAAGTTTAAAGTTTTTGGCTTGATTGATTTTTCACCATGAAATTGAGAGCTTTGTAATGAAGAGATTATTTGAAGGAATTGGTGTTTAAAATTGGATTATTGAAGTTAATTTGGTAGTTAATCATTTGGTTTTGTGTGTTTAGATACAACCCATATGTCCAGGCTAGAAGCAGGATAGATCAGCTGAAGAGATTGGGTCACAGTGTAGACAAGGTTTGGTCTGTTCTATGTTTAGagcttaaagagtttattttcgGGTTTGCAGATTTCCATGATAGAGTAATATGCATAGTTGTCGCCTTATAACTGGTACTGAATTTGTGTTTTCAGGTCGAGCTCATCTTAATGGGCGGTACTTTCATGTCGTTGCCCGCGGATTACTTTAGGCATCTCCAACTGATGGCGGATcagatgactcgttttagccttCTGGCCCTCTAAAATtcttcaagatattaatatttttattgaatAGTACATGGttatatttgcctccgtcttcAAACGAGGGCCAAAGGCCCATAGggctaaacataatttattatttaaaaactgcaacttaaattcaaattcaacggctaagtgacgtcaGCATGACGTTAGCTAACcgttgtttaatgttgtttcatgttacttaatttaatttaatgttgtataatgacttaggaagttataggaaaaaatagaatttaaaaaaaatatatgaaacaaattttgtgaaatagaagttataaaaaaaatggaatttaaaaaaaatatgaaacaaattttgtgaaatagaagttatagaaaaaaatgaaatttaaaaaaaatatgaaacaaattttgtgaaatagaagttataggaaaaaaaatatgaaacaaataataataatgtaaaaaaaaatcaaatcaaatgcaacggctagtagctgtttcatttgaattttttcttaataaatcctgtcggttataaccgacaggaataacaaaacattaaaaaaaaaaatagtcaacCCGGGGCTAGCTGGCTGaccgaaagcagccagccctttggccctttggccctttgaaattctgtggggccctcccagattcccgagccctctggcctagccctcggtttgAGACGATTTTAGGGTTACTTTCGACcttctggccctctggaccattcggttggagatggccttattaGAAATTGGAGTCCATACGAGGATGTGGCTCGTGACATTGTTTTTGCTTGGCAAAGGATGCTGGTTTTAAGGTCAGCCTAGTCCCTTATCATAAAACTCACTTACCTTCACCGTGGGAAAAGAACGGATTTTGGACCTTTTATATCTACAGTGACAGGAGATTAATCtttcatcaaaacaatttgtgagCCCATAATTAAGCGAGAATATTTATCAAAAgggatgtgatattcacacactccattttacttttcacacattcttctaattttcggccTTCAAatcggataaattgaagaagatcaacggatataaattaacaaagggtgtgtgagaagtaatttggagtgtgtggatagcacaccccttatcAAAATCTAATTGGTTTTGGTGTTATCATTCACTTTATCTAAAAGTTCAAGAAGAAGTATGTGTTTGTATGGctgaacataaataaaaaatatgggcaataATGTGATTCCACACAAACCAAATCttacttctgtttttttttttttttttttccttaaacttCAACTACATGTGATTATAACATGTCTctaatatttgaaaaaaaaaaagtcactcTCCCTTCTGTCCCCGCTCCTATGTTttttctcactttctctcttcttttaagaacaaaaataaaaaacgttcACACACACTTTATattaggggtggatttttttgccaaattgccgtgccaaccgaattaccaaccgtgccataccgattttgtgccaaattttttgtgccaatcggtaatggtacggtattgtaccgtaccgaaatttcttggtacggtattggtaatggatatcattaccacggtattaccttACCGTACCgaacatataatataatatataatttataaattatataatatattattatataacacatatttataatattctaataatttgatatgatgAAAGAGGCTCAACCTTGGTTCAAGATTCCAAATAGGAAGAAGATTGCGGCCAATGTGTGGGATTTATATGTGTTGGAGAAGTCTAAGTTATTTGAAGCAATGCATAATCAAAAGGTAAGTATCACAACCGATACTTGGACATCGGTACAAAACATTAACTACATGGTAGTTACCGCTCACTTCATGGATAGTGAATGAAAGTTGCACAAACGGATCATAAACTTCATAAAGATCACGGGTCATAAGGGAGAAGACATTGGGAAAGTTCTAGAGGTGTGTTTGAACCA of Malus sylvestris chromosome 6, drMalSylv7.2, whole genome shotgun sequence contains these proteins:
- the LOC126627257 gene encoding uncharacterized protein LOC126627257, whose product is MNHSMRLSMFNEHCKLKLLSIAETRRFKEVKEGLQQMVISPNWALYKEDDLVKAMTVKQKILDEYFWEKIDYILFFTAPIYEVIRMADTDKPCLHLVYEWWDAMIEKVKAAIYRNERKALHEKSSFFDAVYRILLERWTKSSTPLHCLAHSLNPRYYSSEWLQEDPSRVAPHRDVELTTERKKCFERYFSNEEIRRSINVEYASFSMCLNDFGAIDSMNDRFHLEPVMWWIVHGASTPSLQSIALKLLGQPCSSSCCERNWSTYSFIHSLRRNKITPQRAEDLVFVHNNLRLLSRNNATYKEGISQLWDVGGDGFENLGEESVGMLDIANLSLDEPSLETTLITGGDIMNVEVE